The Mycolicibacterium boenickei genome has a segment encoding these proteins:
- a CDS encoding CDGP domain-containing protein, with protein MKLFIIGGLATVLTVAGMITSAPPASAGCVYGGNVISKCDGPIQPDGSWQRCIGTWGYVPSGFSSHLVPVKRCDPMGPGHDYPFDFTFADPPTHIDG; from the coding sequence GTGAAGCTCTTCATCATCGGAGGCCTGGCCACCGTGCTGACGGTGGCCGGGATGATCACCTCGGCCCCGCCGGCCAGCGCCGGCTGCGTGTACGGCGGCAACGTCATCAGCAAGTGCGACGGACCCATCCAGCCCGACGGCAGCTGGCAACGTTGCATCGGCACCTGGGGCTATGTGCCCAGCGGCTTCAGTTCCCACCTGGTGCCCGTCAAGCGCTGCGACCCGATGGGCCCCGGCCACGACTATCCGTTCGATTTCACGTTCGCCGATCCACCGACCCATATCGACGGTTAG